A single Paenibacillus kribbensis DNA region contains:
- a CDS encoding bifunctional metallophosphatase/5'-nucleotidase, whose protein sequence is MEMTTRQTLTILHTNDIHSHFGSMPSIAAMIKERRAALGDALLVLDIGDHMDRMAPETEGTLGGANVDVINLTGYDAITIGNNEGLTFTPDIIEQAYAGIHCPVVCGNMIESATGVRPSWMKESLILDKAGIKVGLLGVTAPFTEFYRLLGWDALDPFEVLGEQIAALRQQVDVLIVMSHLGLPSDEKLASQFPEIDVILGGHTHHVLEKPLRIGNTALCGAGKFGTLLGEVTLTRSSSHEPFRVSSGGVIPVDQTLLDEKVTSAIALHRRQAERALESTVAVTDRELGIAYDQESPFGNLLAQSVSHFTGTAIALVNAGQLLGALPQGVISKGMLHSLCPSPINACVMKLRGRDIRLALEQSLLPEFADKPMTGFGFRGKVLGTLCVEGLEIEYDPDRAPYDKVMHIRVAGGILEEQEEYTVGTLDMFTFRAGYKVLANGTELRFMLPEFLRDLIEMELKRPGAMEECFAARWLQVSKQSGED, encoded by the coding sequence ATGGAGATGACGACTCGGCAAACGTTGACCATTTTGCATACGAATGATATACACAGTCATTTTGGCAGTATGCCTTCGATAGCCGCAATGATTAAGGAACGAAGAGCAGCATTAGGGGATGCGCTGCTCGTACTGGATATAGGAGACCACATGGACCGGATGGCCCCCGAAACAGAAGGAACGCTGGGTGGGGCAAATGTGGATGTGATCAATCTAACAGGATACGATGCGATTACGATCGGTAACAACGAAGGACTAACGTTTACCCCGGATATCATTGAACAGGCCTATGCGGGAATTCACTGTCCGGTCGTATGTGGCAATATGATAGAAAGTGCTACGGGGGTAAGACCTTCGTGGATGAAGGAATCTCTGATTTTGGACAAGGCAGGGATCAAGGTCGGTTTGCTCGGCGTGACGGCTCCTTTTACAGAGTTTTATCGATTGCTGGGCTGGGATGCTCTCGATCCGTTTGAGGTACTGGGTGAGCAGATCGCAGCGCTGAGACAGCAGGTTGATGTTTTGATCGTGATGTCTCATCTGGGTTTGCCTTCCGATGAGAAATTAGCGTCACAGTTTCCTGAAATTGATGTTATTCTTGGAGGCCACACCCATCATGTGCTGGAAAAACCGCTTCGGATCGGGAACACAGCTTTATGTGGGGCGGGTAAGTTCGGAACGCTGCTGGGTGAAGTGACACTAACACGCAGCAGCAGTCATGAACCATTTCGGGTGTCGTCAGGCGGCGTAATTCCTGTGGATCAGACGCTTTTGGACGAAAAAGTGACATCGGCCATCGCCCTGCATCGCAGACAAGCAGAGCGTGCGTTGGAGAGTACCGTAGCCGTGACGGATCGGGAACTGGGGATTGCATACGATCAGGAGTCCCCTTTCGGAAATTTGCTGGCACAATCGGTGTCACATTTTACAGGGACAGCTATTGCTCTGGTTAACGCAGGGCAACTGCTCGGCGCGTTGCCTCAAGGGGTTATCAGCAAAGGAATGCTGCATTCCTTATGTCCTTCGCCGATTAATGCCTGTGTTATGAAGTTGCGGGGAAGGGACATTCGGCTGGCACTGGAGCAATCCTTATTGCCTGAATTTGCAGACAAGCCAATGACGGGATTTGGCTTCAGAGGTAAAGTGCTCGGTACGTTGTGTGTGGAAGGTTTGGAGATAGAGTATGACCCGGATCGCGCTCCTTATGATAAAGTCATGCACATTCGTGTAGCGGGTGGTATCTTGGAAGAGCAAGAGGAATATACGGTGGGTACGCTGGATATGTTCACTTTCAGAGCAGGTTATAAGGTGCTTGCGAACGGAACGGAGCTCCGATTTATGCTTCCAGAATTTTTACGGGATTTGATTGAAATGGAGTTGAAGCGTCCGGGCGCGATGGAAGAGTGTTTTGCAGCTAGGTGGCTTCAGGTATCAAAACAATCGGGAGAGGATTAA
- a CDS encoding HD-GYP domain-containing protein — MRVHVTDAKPGDRLKSDTYNAHGVPVLVQGTELQHEDISKLIMHGVDYIDIDAGSASIPVDFAPDVPASPESLKRAVPLMEQSINGFESMFLEASATGKFDESRVDELFGPLVSELAHQKDVVSMLLIMERGDQYTYNHSLQVGVLSYYIATWLGYTEEEAYAAGKAGYLHDIGKSMIPDEILNKPDKLTPEEFQEMKKHPRYGFDIINNSTGDEISAIVALQHHEREDGSGYPHGLFKEEIHPFARITAIADVYSAMISNRVYQTKQELLAVLRQMHSMSFGHLNPEATQVFIRHMLPNFINKQVLLTTGQTGTIILNNPIDYFRPLVKIGDNEYVDLSRERHVSIDEIYLES; from the coding sequence ATGAGAGTTCACGTTACCGATGCCAAGCCCGGAGATCGTCTCAAGTCCGATACATACAATGCGCACGGTGTACCTGTCTTAGTTCAGGGCACCGAGCTTCAGCATGAAGATATCTCCAAGCTTATCATGCATGGTGTCGATTATATTGACATTGATGCTGGTTCTGCGAGCATTCCGGTTGACTTTGCCCCCGATGTTCCAGCTTCCCCCGAATCCCTCAAACGCGCCGTCCCCCTCATGGAGCAGAGCATCAATGGCTTTGAGAGCATGTTTCTCGAAGCTTCCGCAACTGGCAAATTTGATGAATCTCGAGTTGATGAGCTATTCGGCCCCCTTGTTTCAGAACTGGCTCATCAAAAAGATGTCGTATCTATGCTGTTAATTATGGAACGGGGAGATCAGTATACGTATAATCATTCTCTCCAAGTAGGCGTACTCTCATATTACATTGCCACATGGCTAGGATATACAGAGGAAGAGGCTTATGCCGCGGGTAAAGCCGGATATTTGCACGATATAGGCAAGTCCATGATACCGGATGAAATATTGAATAAGCCTGATAAACTTACGCCTGAGGAATTCCAGGAAATGAAAAAGCATCCCCGCTATGGCTTTGATATTATTAACAATTCGACCGGTGATGAGATTTCAGCTATCGTCGCCTTGCAGCATCACGAGCGCGAGGATGGAAGCGGATATCCACATGGACTCTTTAAGGAAGAGATTCATCCTTTCGCCCGCATAACAGCTATTGCCGACGTGTATAGCGCTATGATTTCCAATCGTGTGTATCAGACGAAGCAAGAGTTGCTCGCTGTGTTACGCCAGATGCATAGCATGAGCTTTGGACATCTGAATCCCGAAGCTACCCAGGTCTTCATCCGACATATGCTTCCGAATTTTATTAATAAGCAGGTGCTTCTAACCACAGGTCAGACAGGAACGATTATTCTGAATAATCCAATTGACTACTTTAGACCTTTGGTGAAGATTGGCGATAATGAGTATGTAGATTTGTCCAGAGAACGCCATGTATCCATTGATGAAATTTATTTGGAATCCTGA
- a CDS encoding YmaF family protein: MQKKKTTVKKKTLTSTQTQRHVHEFEGSTKLAEEGADRHNHRFAGVTGQAIRQGRSHIHEIELTNTDFLNHFHNLRRIRTGPAIPVGNGKHVHFVTGQTTLNDGHVHQFNFATLIQQPLV, encoded by the coding sequence ATGCAGAAGAAGAAAACTACAGTGAAGAAGAAAACTCTCACTTCTACACAGACACAGAGACACGTACATGAATTTGAAGGCAGTACCAAACTGGCTGAGGAAGGCGCAGACCGGCATAACCATCGCTTTGCAGGTGTAACGGGGCAAGCGATTCGACAAGGAAGAAGCCATATCCATGAAATTGAACTTACGAATACTGATTTCTTGAACCATTTTCATAATCTGAGAAGGATTAGAACAGGACCCGCTATTCCAGTGGGAAATGGCAAGCATGTACATTTTGTTACAGGCCAAACTACATTAAATGATGGTCATGTACACCAATTTAATTTTGCAACATTGATTCAGCAACCTCTTGTTTAA
- a CDS encoding lectin → MDRLLPGQMLLKGQSLQSANGAYTLILQEDGNLVLYSRGIALWSSKTNGRAVNYAVMQTDGNFVIYGYPNPIWATGTNGWGNAFLVVQDDGNVVIYGTKAAWATGTNRLHSTDQSSR, encoded by the coding sequence ATGGACAGACTATTACCCGGACAGATGCTTCTAAAAGGACAGAGTCTGCAATCGGCAAATGGGGCATACACACTTATTCTTCAAGAGGACGGCAATCTTGTATTATACAGTCGAGGAATAGCTCTATGGAGTAGTAAAACTAACGGCAGAGCAGTTAACTATGCAGTCATGCAAACAGACGGTAATTTTGTCATTTACGGATATCCAAATCCTATATGGGCTACAGGTACGAACGGCTGGGGCAATGCATTTCTTGTTGTACAGGACGATGGTAATGTAGTTATTTATGGTACAAAAGCAGCATGGGCAACCGGTACCAATAGGCTTCACAGCACCGATCAATCCTCTCGATAG
- the sufB gene encoding Fe-S cluster assembly protein SufB, translated as MAKKAPEMEEYKYGFRDEHKSIFQTGKGLTPEIVKEISKIKGEPDWMLEFRLKALKQFEKMPMPTWGGDMDELDFDDIQYYVRPSEKQGKTWEEVPTEIKETFDKLGIPEAEQKFLAGVSAQYESEVVYHSMQKDLEEQGVIFMDTDTALREHPEILKEYFATVVPPADNKFAALNSAVWSGGSFIYVPKGVKCEVPLQAYFRINSENMGQFERTLIIADEDSFVHYVEGCTAPIYSTNSLHSAVVEIICKKNARVRYTTIQNWAPNIYNLVTKRAVAEENATMEWVDGNIGSKLTMKYPAVVLKGRGAKGMVLSIAVAGKGQHQDAGAKMIHLAPDTTSTIVSKSISKHGGKVTYRGLASFGRQAQGAKSNIKCDTLILDNQSTSDTIPYNEIMNDDITLEHEATVSKVSEDQLFYLMSRGLTEAEATQMIVMGFIEPFTKELPMEYAVEMNRLIKFEMEGSIG; from the coding sequence ATGGCCAAGAAAGCGCCGGAAATGGAAGAGTATAAATATGGCTTTCGTGACGAGCACAAATCCATTTTCCAAACAGGTAAGGGTCTCACTCCGGAAATTGTAAAAGAAATCTCCAAAATTAAAGGTGAACCGGATTGGATGTTGGAATTCCGTCTGAAAGCATTGAAGCAGTTTGAAAAAATGCCAATGCCAACCTGGGGCGGGGATATGGATGAGCTGGATTTCGATGATATCCAGTACTATGTAAGACCTTCCGAGAAACAAGGGAAAACATGGGAAGAGGTTCCTACGGAAATTAAGGAAACCTTTGATAAACTGGGGATTCCTGAAGCGGAGCAAAAGTTTTTGGCTGGTGTATCTGCACAGTATGAATCCGAGGTTGTTTACCATAGCATGCAAAAGGATCTGGAAGAGCAGGGCGTTATTTTCATGGACACTGATACAGCGCTGCGTGAGCATCCTGAAATTCTGAAAGAGTACTTTGCAACAGTTGTGCCTCCTGCGGACAATAAGTTTGCAGCACTAAACAGTGCGGTATGGTCAGGCGGCAGCTTTATCTACGTACCAAAAGGTGTAAAATGTGAGGTTCCATTGCAGGCATACTTCCGCATTAACTCGGAAAACATGGGACAATTTGAGCGTACGCTCATTATTGCCGATGAAGACAGCTTTGTGCATTATGTAGAAGGCTGTACGGCTCCGATTTACAGCACGAACTCGCTGCATAGCGCCGTGGTGGAAATTATTTGTAAGAAGAACGCGCGCGTTCGTTACACAACGATCCAAAACTGGGCACCAAACATCTACAACCTGGTAACCAAACGTGCGGTTGCCGAAGAAAATGCAACAATGGAATGGGTCGATGGCAACATCGGTTCCAAGCTGACGATGAAGTATCCAGCCGTTGTACTGAAAGGCCGCGGAGCCAAAGGTATGGTCTTGTCCATCGCAGTTGCAGGCAAAGGCCAGCATCAGGATGCAGGGGCAAAAATGATCCACTTGGCGCCAGATACTACATCGACCATTGTATCCAAGTCGATCAGTAAGCATGGCGGTAAAGTTACGTATCGCGGATTGGCTTCCTTCGGTCGTCAGGCTCAAGGTGCAAAATCGAATATCAAGTGCGATACGTTGATTTTGGATAACCAGTCGACCTCCGATACGATTCCTTATAATGAAATCATGAACGACGATATTACGCTTGAGCACGAGGCAACGGTGTCCAAGGTTTCAGAAGATCAGCTGTTCTATCTGATGAGCCGTGGTCTGACCGAAGCAGAAGCGACACAAATGATCGTTATGGGCTTTATCGAGCCGTTCACCAAAGAGCTGCCGATGGAGTATGCGGTGGAAATGAACCGTTTGATCAAGTTCGAGATGGAAGGGTCTATTGGATAA
- the sufU gene encoding Fe-S cluster assembly sulfur transfer protein SufU translates to MQLDDLYRRVIMDHYKNPRNRGRFEDDAVTVDLNNPTCGDRISLQLKTKDGVVEDARFTGEGCSISMSSASMMTEAVKGKTIEQALDMASRFSSLMQGEAVEFDDYEELEALSGVNKFPARIKCATLAWNALRKGIDEDK, encoded by the coding sequence ATGCAACTTGATGACTTGTACCGACGCGTAATTATGGATCATTATAAAAATCCGCGGAATCGCGGTCGTTTTGAGGATGATGCGGTCACGGTGGATTTGAATAATCCTACGTGTGGTGACCGGATTTCCCTTCAGCTTAAAACGAAAGACGGCGTGGTCGAAGATGCTCGTTTTACAGGCGAAGGCTGCTCAATTAGCATGTCCTCTGCTTCGATGATGACGGAAGCGGTCAAAGGAAAAACGATTGAGCAGGCACTGGATATGGCGAGCCGCTTCTCTTCCCTGATGCAGGGGGAAGCCGTTGAATTCGACGATTACGAAGAACTGGAAGCTTTGTCCGGCGTTAACAAGTTCCCGGCTCGCATTAAATGTGCGACACTGGCTTGGAACGCGCTGCGCAAAGGAATCGATGAAGATAAATAA
- a CDS encoding cysteine desulfurase, with product MNTALIREQFPILHQEINGHPLVYLDNAATSQKPLAVIEAIKHYYEYDNSNVHRGVHTLGSRATDAYEGAREKVARFLNAKRSQEIIFTRGTTTALNLVASSYGRANCQAGDEIVITPMEHHSNLIPWQQVAKATGATLKYIPLQEDGSVDLADVENTITENTKIVAIAHVSNVLGVVNPVKEIAAIAHRKGAIIVVDGAQSVPHMKVDVQDIDADFYAFSGHKMCAPTGIGALYGKKTLLENMEPIEFGGEMIDDVGLYESTWKELPWKFEGGTPIIAGAVGLGAAIDFLESIGLDAIAQHESRLVNYALGRLREVDGLKIYGPAERHVGLVTFNLDDVHPHDVATVLDSKGVAVRAGHHCCQPLMRWLKASATARASFYLYNTEADVDALVSALIQTKEYFGDAT from the coding sequence ATGAATACTGCATTGATCCGTGAACAATTCCCGATTTTACATCAGGAGATTAACGGTCATCCGCTGGTTTATTTGGATAATGCGGCCACTTCGCAAAAGCCATTGGCGGTCATCGAGGCGATCAAGCACTACTACGAATATGACAATTCGAATGTTCACCGCGGTGTGCATACGCTGGGCAGCCGTGCTACGGATGCTTATGAAGGTGCACGTGAGAAGGTAGCCCGTTTTCTGAATGCGAAGCGCAGCCAGGAAATTATTTTCACAAGAGGAACAACAACAGCACTGAATCTGGTGGCTTCTTCCTATGGCAGGGCCAACTGCCAGGCGGGTGATGAAATTGTGATCACGCCGATGGAGCATCACAGCAATCTGATTCCGTGGCAGCAGGTAGCCAAAGCCACAGGTGCGACTTTAAAATATATTCCGCTTCAAGAGGATGGTAGCGTTGATCTTGCTGACGTGGAAAATACCATTACAGAAAACACCAAAATTGTAGCGATTGCGCATGTTTCCAATGTGCTTGGCGTTGTAAATCCTGTTAAAGAGATTGCAGCGATTGCGCATCGCAAAGGCGCGATTATCGTTGTTGATGGTGCGCAAAGCGTGCCACACATGAAAGTAGACGTGCAAGACATAGATGCTGACTTCTATGCTTTCTCGGGTCACAAAATGTGTGCTCCTACAGGAATTGGGGCGCTGTACGGCAAGAAGACGCTGTTGGAAAACATGGAGCCCATTGAGTTCGGCGGGGAAATGATCGACGATGTGGGATTGTATGAATCCACATGGAAGGAGCTGCCTTGGAAATTCGAAGGTGGAACCCCGATTATTGCCGGAGCTGTCGGCTTGGGGGCAGCTATTGATTTTCTGGAAAGCATCGGTCTGGACGCAATCGCACAGCATGAAAGCCGTCTGGTCAATTATGCTCTCGGGCGTCTTCGTGAAGTGGATGGCCTGAAAATTTACGGGCCTGCAGAACGTCATGTGGGACTCGTAACATTCAATTTGGATGATGTGCATCCGCATGATGTAGCTACCGTACTGGATAGCAAAGGGGTTGCGGTACGTGCAGGCCATCATTGCTGCCAGCCATTGATGCGCTGGCTGAAAGCTAGTGCAACCGCACGAGCGAGCTTTTACCTTTATAATACGGAAGCAGATGTCGACGCTTTGGTCAGCGCCTTAATCCAAACAAAGGAGTATTTTGGCGATGCAACTTGA
- the sufD gene encoding Fe-S cluster assembly protein SufD, whose amino-acid sequence MSTQTILPVDSEQLRVLSERNGEPSWLIEDRQKALELAGKLELPVFEKTKIERWNLNDYGQHKNSEAIASLGQVPAAIADLVKEQQEGGLIIQRNSGAVYVKLNEELAAQGVIFTDLQTAVKEHGDLVKAHLNTVVKAEENSLSALHAALWNGGVFAYVPKNVELNVPLQAVFLTDDAAATFAPHVLLIAESHSSVTYVDNYVSADLTTPVIHNGAVEVVANAGAKVRYATVHQLGEQVTDISIRRATLGNDAAIEWIVGEMNNGNTASNTMSVLKGNGSNSDAKVIAVGSGSQKLNYTTQAQHFGKNSASQMITRAVMREEASSIINGITKIEKGATKADGQQTERVLMLSPKARGDANPILLIDEDDVTAGHAASVGQVNREQVYYLMSRGISRAEAERLIIYGFLAPVVSEIPLEGLQQQLQSLVERKLGQ is encoded by the coding sequence ATGAGTACACAAACAATCCTTCCGGTAGATTCCGAGCAACTGCGTGTTCTGTCTGAACGTAACGGCGAGCCATCCTGGCTGATCGAAGACAGACAAAAAGCACTTGAGCTTGCAGGCAAACTGGAGCTTCCGGTATTTGAAAAAACCAAAATCGAGCGTTGGAATTTGAACGATTACGGTCAACATAAAAACAGTGAGGCCATCGCATCGCTGGGGCAGGTTCCCGCAGCAATTGCTGATCTGGTCAAAGAACAGCAGGAGGGCGGTCTGATCATTCAGCGCAACTCCGGTGCTGTATACGTAAAGCTGAACGAGGAACTGGCAGCGCAAGGTGTCATTTTCACGGATTTGCAAACAGCGGTTAAGGAACATGGCGATTTGGTTAAAGCCCACCTGAATACAGTAGTTAAGGCTGAGGAAAATTCATTGTCTGCATTGCATGCAGCACTTTGGAACGGTGGAGTATTTGCTTATGTGCCGAAAAATGTAGAGCTGAACGTTCCGCTTCAGGCTGTTTTCCTGACGGATGATGCGGCAGCGACGTTTGCGCCGCATGTACTGCTCATTGCTGAAAGCCATAGCTCTGTAACCTACGTAGACAATTATGTATCTGCGGATTTGACAACGCCTGTTATTCATAACGGTGCAGTAGAAGTGGTTGCGAATGCGGGAGCCAAAGTTCGTTATGCGACGGTTCACCAGCTAGGGGAGCAAGTAACGGATATTTCTATTCGTCGTGCTACTTTGGGCAATGATGCCGCCATCGAATGGATTGTAGGCGAAATGAACAACGGCAACACAGCCAGCAATACGATGTCTGTACTCAAAGGCAATGGCTCCAACTCGGATGCCAAGGTCATTGCCGTAGGTTCCGGCTCACAAAAGCTGAACTATACGACACAAGCACAGCATTTTGGTAAAAATTCCGCCAGTCAGATGATTACACGCGCAGTAATGCGTGAAGAAGCGTCTTCCATTATTAACGGAATTACAAAAATCGAAAAAGGGGCTACGAAAGCAGACGGTCAGCAAACAGAACGTGTTCTGATGCTTAGCCCGAAAGCGCGTGGTGACGCTAACCCGATCCTGTTGATTGATGAAGATGATGTGACGGCAGGTCACGCAGCATCGGTTGGTCAGGTTAACCGTGAGCAAGTGTATTACTTGATGTCCCGCGGGATTAGTCGTGCAGAAGCCGAACGTCTGATTATTTATGGCTTCCTGGCACCTGTCGTATCTGAAATTCCGCTCGAAGGACTTCAACAGCAGCTGCAAAGCCTTGTTGAAAGGAAGTTGGGCCAATGA
- the sufC gene encoding Fe-S cluster assembly ATPase SufC, which produces MATNFKIEGLKATIEGKEILKGINLEMKGGEIHAIMGPNGTGKSTLASALMGHPKYEVTEGNVTLDGEDVLDMEVDERARAGLFLAMQYPSEIAGVTNSDFLRSAINARREEGQEISLIKFIRQMESKMKELEMNPEFAHRYLNEGFSGGEKKRNEILQMMMIDPKIVILDEIDSGLDIDALRIVANGVNAMRSEDRGFLVITHYQRLLNYIKPDYVHVMMQGRIVKSGGPELAERLEADGYDWIKEELGIVDETVGQEA; this is translated from the coding sequence ATGGCTACAAACTTTAAGATTGAAGGTCTCAAAGCGACCATTGAAGGTAAGGAAATTTTGAAAGGTATTAACCTTGAAATGAAGGGTGGAGAAATCCACGCTATCATGGGTCCTAACGGAACAGGTAAAAGTACATTGGCTTCCGCTTTGATGGGTCATCCTAAATATGAAGTCACAGAGGGCAACGTAACCTTGGATGGAGAAGACGTGCTGGACATGGAAGTGGATGAGCGCGCACGCGCGGGATTGTTCCTGGCGATGCAGTATCCGAGTGAAATTGCAGGGGTAACAAACTCTGACTTTTTGCGTAGTGCCATTAATGCACGCCGTGAAGAAGGACAAGAAATTTCCCTGATCAAGTTTATTCGTCAAATGGAAAGCAAAATGAAGGAGCTCGAAATGAATCCGGAGTTTGCTCATCGTTATTTGAACGAAGGCTTTTCCGGCGGTGAGAAAAAACGGAATGAAATTCTGCAAATGATGATGATTGACCCGAAAATTGTCATTCTTGACGAAATCGACTCCGGTCTTGATATCGATGCTTTGAGAATCGTGGCTAACGGCGTCAACGCTATGCGTTCTGAAGATCGTGGCTTCCTCGTGATTACTCACTATCAACGTCTGTTGAACTATATTAAGCCTGATTATGTTCATGTAATGATGCAAGGACGTATCGTTAAATCCGGTGGTCCTGAGCTGGCTGAGCGTCTGGAAGCGGACGGTTACGACTGGATCAAGGAAGAGCTGGGCATCGTTGATGAAACTGTAGGACAAGAGGCGTAA
- a CDS encoding Dps family protein gives MAKTTSNSKNTQTNSVEELLNRQVANLNVLYVKIHNYHWYVKGSSFYTLHAKFEELYNEITLKMDEIAERLLALKGSPSATLKEYLELSSIHEATGNEDAPKMVQTLIEDFATVCEEFQEGIELAESSSDQPTADLLIGYKADLEKHMWMLRSYLG, from the coding sequence ATGGCTAAAACAACAAGTAACTCGAAAAATACACAAACCAATTCGGTGGAGGAGCTTTTAAACCGTCAAGTCGCTAACCTGAATGTGTTATATGTGAAAATTCATAATTACCACTGGTATGTGAAAGGCTCCAGTTTTTATACACTGCATGCTAAATTTGAAGAGTTGTACAATGAAATTACGTTGAAGATGGACGAGATCGCCGAGCGGCTGCTCGCATTGAAAGGTTCACCTTCCGCAACGCTAAAAGAATACCTGGAGCTGTCCTCCATTCACGAGGCAACCGGCAATGAAGATGCCCCCAAAATGGTACAAACCTTAATTGAGGACTTTGCAACTGTATGTGAAGAGTTTCAAGAAGGGATTGAGCTGGCAGAAAGCTCTTCCGATCAACCTACCGCAGATTTGCTGATCGGCTACAAAGCCGATTTGGAGAAGCATATGTGGATGCTGCGTTCCTATCTCGGCTAA
- the mtnK gene encoding S-methyl-5-thioribose kinase yields the protein MSQYHPLTTEEAIEFVKNIPGFFSQEARLKCREIGDGNLNLVFHITDSESDKSIIAKQALPYVKIIGESWPLSLDRARIEREALQQEHQICPELVPAVLAFDDELALTVMEDLSSHTIMRKGLIEGNTYPHFADHIGEFLARTLFFTSDLGMNQQAKKDLVKRFINPELCKITEDLILDEPYRFSDNNNYGEYIEDEAEVLRTDQALHLEVALLREKFLTRTEALLHGDLHTGSIFVTTESTKVIDPEFAYYGPMGFDIGAVIANLLLNYAAQPGWISGETAVQERRDWLLQTAIQVWEQFEGRFRKLWDEHVTDPMARTTGYQDLYLQKVLQDTIGFAGCKVIRRIISLSHVADIDTIADPDLKEAAERLALSIGKNLVLRNRKLHSIQELGDIVRTATAVQNKGA from the coding sequence TTGTCCCAATATCATCCTTTAACGACAGAAGAAGCAATCGAGTTCGTGAAGAACATCCCCGGATTTTTTAGTCAGGAAGCCCGTCTGAAATGCCGAGAAATCGGTGATGGCAACCTGAATCTGGTTTTTCATATTACGGATTCTGAATCTGACAAGAGTATCATTGCCAAACAGGCACTTCCCTATGTGAAGATTATAGGTGAATCCTGGCCGCTGTCGCTGGATCGTGCTCGCATTGAACGCGAGGCACTTCAGCAGGAACATCAAATTTGCCCTGAACTGGTTCCTGCCGTACTAGCCTTTGACGACGAGCTTGCGTTGACCGTGATGGAAGATCTTAGCTCACACACCATCATGCGCAAGGGATTAATAGAAGGAAATACCTATCCGCATTTTGCCGATCATATCGGAGAGTTTCTGGCGCGCACGCTCTTTTTCACTTCCGATTTGGGCATGAATCAGCAGGCTAAAAAAGACCTGGTTAAACGCTTTATTAACCCGGAGCTCTGTAAAATAACGGAGGATCTTATTCTGGATGAACCATATCGATTCTCGGATAATAACAACTACGGTGAGTATATTGAAGACGAAGCAGAGGTACTCCGGACAGATCAGGCCCTTCATCTGGAAGTGGCTTTGCTGCGGGAAAAGTTTCTGACACGGACAGAAGCGCTGCTGCACGGCGATCTTCACACTGGCAGTATTTTTGTAACAACAGAGTCTACCAAAGTCATTGATCCCGAATTTGCCTACTACGGGCCGATGGGCTTTGATATCGGAGCGGTAATTGCCAATCTGCTATTGAACTACGCAGCCCAGCCCGGCTGGATTTCTGGGGAGACGGCTGTACAGGAACGCCGTGACTGGCTTTTGCAGACAGCGATTCAGGTGTGGGAGCAGTTTGAAGGCAGATTCCGCAAGCTTTGGGACGAGCATGTCACCGACCCTATGGCACGTACGACCGGATATCAGGATTTGTATCTTCAAAAAGTGCTGCAAGATACGATCGGTTTTGCAGGCTGCAAAGTGATTCGCCGCATTATCAGCCTGTCGCATGTAGCGGATATCGATACAATTGCCGATCCTGACCTCAAGGAAGCCGCTGAACGTCTGGCGTTATCTATCGGAAAAAACCTAGTTCTGCGCAACCGTAAGCTGCATTCGATTCAGGAACTGGGAGACATTGTTCGGACAGCAACGGCTGTCCAAAATAAAGGAGCTTAA